The following proteins come from a genomic window of Acipenser ruthenus chromosome 44, fAciRut3.2 maternal haplotype, whole genome shotgun sequence:
- the LOC131709735 gene encoding LOW QUALITY PROTEIN: homeobox and leucine zipper protein Homez-like (The sequence of the model RefSeq protein was modified relative to this genomic sequence to represent the inferred CDS: deleted 1 base in 1 codon) has protein sequence MATECGAFFPSSRSEEADPVMSASSVKSERGYHCQLCGYETLDLSRFSEHLHRTHPVFNFKILPTCTGRTPDMEPCNGETFPPWPGRETEGGAKDCDTGKRGSSSSTPQEVAQGKATTPKPGCRNPSSTVNFSPNRNSVVCLPLVSEGLKLVWTQSDQTSALDSDERLVEAFSRFPYPSAAEIGQLCRDSGLPLDKVKVWLMVQRIRYGISWSSEEIEETRLKLGQGRGREGEWGEEEEEEEGGGGGGIDLEEEERGDRGINGSKLDPLGGFTNGVATHSSSSALPGSGSYKKPEAHLVGQRLNNFSSSSSSSSSSQASGGNPSLSTPDPSRSSLESFLDRSLEAVAHRFRNSGKVGDRREEGGGRRKTCCRGKPDSGATLRTPPHHRNGGAQANPKKSKPTPFSSSTSPLGPSLLTPNGRLRKTKEQLSILKAFFLRCQWPQNSDYARLTEESGLPRSDIIQWFGDTRYAVKNDHLRWVKRSDIASDILQKQQQTAPHLPASPSNSRAKRKRERESGAWHGGRDEGSAPGSNSGVDMRPLERYFGSTGFLQERDLEALCRETRMTSQQVREWFVCRQEGMAEVEVDISDGEG, from the exons atggccACTGAATGCGGGGCATTTTTTCCCTCGTCGCGGTCGGAGGAAGCCGACCCCGTTATGAGCGCCTCTTCTGTCAAGTCGGAACGCGGCTACCACTGCCAGCTGTGCGGCTACGAGACGCTGGACCTATCCCGCTTCAGCGAGCACCTGCACAGGACGCATCCTGTTTTTAACTTCAAAATACTGCCCACTTGCACCGGCAGGACCCCCGACATGGAGCCCTGCAACGGAGAAACCTTTCCCCCCTGGCCCGGGAGGGAAACAGAAGGGGGCGCTAAAGACTGCGACACAGGGAAAAGAGGGTCGTCGTCGTCGACGCCTCAGGAAGTCGCTCAGGGAAAAGCTACGACTCCGAAGCCGGGCTGCAGGAACCCGTCGTCTACGGTCAACTTCAGCCCCAACAGAAACTCGGTGGTCTGCCTGCCCCTGGTCTCAGAGGGGCTGAAGCTGGTGTGGACCCAGTCTGACCAGACCAGCGCGCTGGATTCGGACGAAAGGCTGGTCGAGGCGTTCAGCCGCTTCCCTTACCCGTCGGCCGCGGAGATCgggcagctgtgccgggactcggGTCTGCCCCTGGACAAGGTGAAGGTCTGGCTGATGGTTCAGAGGATCCGGTATGGGATCAGCTGGTCTTCCGAAGAGATTGAGGAGACGAGGCTGAAGCTGGGGCAGGGGAGGGGCAGGGAGGGGGagtggggggaggaggaggaggaggaggaggggggaggaggaggtggtatCGATTtagaggaggaagagagaggcGACCGCGGGATAAACGGCTCGAAACTCGACCCTCTCGGCGGCTTTACGAACGGAGTGGCGACACACTCTTCCTCCTCTGCTCTCCCGGGCAGCGGGAGCTACAAGAAACCCGAAGCCCATCTGGTGGGGCAGCGATTAAATaacttctcctcctcctcctcctcttcctcttcctcccagGCATCTGGAGGGAACCCCAGTCTCAGCACCCCCGATCCCAGCCGCTCCTCCTTGGAGTCCTTCCTGGACCGCAGCCTCGAGGCGGTGGCGCACAGATTCAGGAATTCCGGGAAGGTGGGAGACCGCAGGGAGGAAGGGGGGGGTAGGAGAAAGACTTGTTGCCGA GGGAAACCAGACAGCGGGGCGACGCTACGGACCCCGCCCCACCACCGCAACGGTGGAGCACAGGCTAACCCCAAGAAGAGCAAGCCCACCCCCTTCTCCTCTAGCACCTCCCCCCTGGGCCCCTCCCTTCTCACACCCAACGGCCGACTGCGGAAGACCAAAGAACAACTGTCCATTCTCAAGGCCTTTTTTCTGCGCTGCCAGTGGCCCCAGAACTCGGACTACGCCCGTTTGACGGAGGAGAGCGGGCTGCCGCGGTCGGACATTATCCAGTGGTTCGGAGACACGCGCTACGCGGTCAAGAACGATCACCTGAGGTGGGTCAAGAGGTCGGACATAGCTTCCGATATCCTGCAGAAGCAGCAACAGACCGCTCCCCACCTCCCAGCTTCCCCCAGCAACAGCAGGGcgaagaggaagagggagagggagtcaGGAGCCTGGCACGGAGGCAGGGACGAGGGGTCGGCCCCGGGTTCGAACAGCGGCGTCGACATGCGCCCCCTGGAGAGGTATTTCGGGAGCACAGGGTTCCTGCAGGAGCGGGATTTGGAAGCGTTGTGTAGGGAGACGAGGATGACGTCCCAGCAAGTGAGGGAGTGGTTTGTGTGCCGGCAGGAGGGCATGGCGGAGGTGGAAGTGGATATTAGTGACggggaggggtga